A single Candidatus Babeliales bacterium DNA region contains:
- a CDS encoding NUDIX domain-containing protein — protein sequence MHKSNGIRPFGIFVFVIRKIHNEEKYLLIRRSGERLSGIWEMVAGKCEENELVWQGALREIKEETDLIVDELYSADYIEAFYEFRYDMIVHFPVFAAFVKDGQEVRLSPDEHDAFAWLSYVDARQRLEFDGQKKALDYIQNKFVETVPNKWLKITIP from the coding sequence ATGCATAAGAGCAATGGTATTCGCCCGTTTGGGATTTTTGTTTTTGTAATAAGAAAAATCCATAACGAAGAAAAATATTTATTGATACGCCGATCTGGAGAACGCCTATCGGGAATTTGGGAGATGGTAGCGGGTAAATGTGAAGAGAATGAGCTGGTGTGGCAGGGGGCGCTGCGAGAAATAAAAGAAGAGACGGATCTTATCGTCGATGAGCTGTATTCTGCGGATTACATCGAAGCCTTTTATGAGTTCCGGTACGACATGATTGTGCACTTTCCTGTGTTTGCTGCGTTTGTAAAGGATGGTCAAGAAGTTAGACTTTCGCCAGATGAGCATGATGCATTTGCATGGCTTTCATATGTCGATGCGCGGCAGCGGTTAGAATTTGATGGGCAAAAAAAAGCATTGGATTATATTCAAAACAAATTTGTTGAAACTGTTCCAAATAAATGGCTGAAGATTACTATACCGTGA
- a CDS encoding HAD-IA family hydrolase has product MMKYRSYLRTLIIIISCCTASAYSKVIIWDLGDTLFGTSYVTFARQIGVHHFINYMLFDWQSPNIRPMVFDVLSKINPPEEFPREIATDSEGTPLPIIMNRWLAGIISGQELLKSVRDYIEHLDKQKYFISNRQKTLVLKTLEQMFDPESLVNATYPLPDAIALLNDCYHAKKPDGSPKNTLLVLSNWDTVSFDLLQKRYADIFDTYFKKNHIIVSGAIGLIKPEKEAFKYVLNTYKLDPADCIFINDLYENVLAAQAAGITALTICKGNYKSLRAILKKLDAL; this is encoded by the coding sequence ATGATGAAATATCGTTCTTATCTCCGTACACTCATCATTATAATAAGTTGTTGCACAGCATCTGCTTATAGCAAAGTAATAATCTGGGATTTAGGAGATACTCTTTTTGGCACATCATATGTTACTTTCGCCCGTCAAATTGGAGTACACCATTTTATAAACTACATGCTATTCGATTGGCAAAGTCCTAACATTCGTCCCATGGTGTTTGACGTATTATCAAAAATAAATCCTCCAGAAGAGTTCCCACGAGAAATCGCAACGGATAGTGAAGGCACTCCATTACCTATCATCATGAATAGATGGCTTGCAGGGATTATTTCCGGCCAAGAGCTCCTCAAATCGGTACGCGATTATATAGAACATCTTGATAAGCAAAAATATTTTATCAGCAATCGACAAAAAACGTTGGTTCTTAAAACATTAGAACAGATGTTTGATCCCGAATCACTGGTCAATGCAACGTACCCGCTGCCCGATGCAATTGCCCTCCTTAATGATTGTTACCATGCCAAAAAGCCTGATGGATCTCCAAAAAACACGCTCCTTGTCTTATCAAATTGGGATACTGTATCATTTGATTTATTACAAAAGCGATATGCCGATATTTTTGATACCTATTTCAAAAAAAACCACATCATCGTTTCTGGAGCGATTGGGCTTATAAAACCGGAAAAAGAAGCATTCAAATACGTGCTTAATACGTATAAACTCGATCCCGCAGATTGTATTTTTATCAACGATTTATATGAGAATGTTCTGGCAGCACAAGCAGCTGGCATCACTGCACTGACCATATGCAAAGGTAATTATAAGTCGCTCCGTGCGATATTGAAAAAACTTGATGCGCTATAA
- a CDS encoding ABC transporter permease, which yields MFAPAVIWAVIIRHLRTYIQDFNLTVVGFFWPLFDILVWGMLGAWIQQSQPEQLRNYQVTALLAIILWQVVSRGAHTMIRAFNEELASNNIVNLFSLPIATSDWVIGMILFSTIRTVVSSIFCILIIYGAYGISIWYMISTFLIFFPPLFFSCIWVGLTCLQIMISIGRRGIELGFIVGWVLAPFSGVFYPTDILPYWAQTISAVLPMSYVFSGMRGYVMHQQDPTSYLIIGYILSVLYAISAIILFIYCFNRSKKNGLSRLAD from the coding sequence ATGTTTGCGCCAGCAGTAATTTGGGCAGTAATAATACGCCATCTTCGTACCTACATACAAGATTTCAATCTTACCGTGGTTGGGTTCTTTTGGCCCTTATTTGATATATTGGTTTGGGGAATGTTAGGAGCATGGATCCAACAATCACAACCAGAACAATTACGCAACTATCAAGTGACTGCACTACTTGCCATTATATTGTGGCAAGTAGTAAGCCGAGGGGCGCACACCATGATTAGAGCCTTTAACGAAGAACTTGCGTCAAATAATATAGTAAACCTATTTTCTCTACCGATTGCTACCAGTGACTGGGTGATAGGTATGATATTATTTAGCACAATCAGAACAGTTGTAAGTTCCATTTTCTGCATACTAATCATCTATGGTGCGTATGGCATATCAATCTGGTATATGATTTCCACATTTCTCATTTTTTTTCCACCACTATTTTTTTCCTGCATCTGGGTTGGCCTTACTTGCTTACAAATTATGATCAGCATTGGAAGACGAGGCATAGAGCTTGGATTTATAGTTGGATGGGTATTGGCACCATTCAGCGGTGTATTTTATCCAACTGACATTCTTCCTTACTGGGCGCAAACAATTAGCGCCGTTTTACCAATGAGTTATGTTTTTTCTGGCATGCGAGGATATGTGATGCATCAGCAAGACCCAACATCATATCTGATTATCGGATATATACTGAGCGTATTGTATGCAATCAGCGCAATCATCCTGTTTATCTACTGCTTTAACCGCAGTAAGAAAAATGGACTTTCTCGACTTGCAGATTGA
- a CDS encoding ABC transporter permease → MISLAPIWATVLRYARVYKQDWNLPLAGFYWPMLDILIWGFLGTWIENSQPDQFHNYKAAALLGILLWQLVSRNCNIMFMSFLEELWSNNVVNLFSLPLRITEWMIGITLFSSIMICLVSMFCIFFIYLLYDVSITYLISTFLIFAPPLFISGIWIAFTCLQIAIMFGKRGIELGFIVGWMLAPFSGAYYPLDMLPHWAQTISSFLPMSYVFSGMRGYVMHQQDPTSYLIIGYALSTLYAISAITLFIYCFNRSKKNGLSRLAD, encoded by the coding sequence ATGATTTCATTAGCACCGATTTGGGCAACCGTGTTACGGTATGCCCGCGTATACAAACAAGATTGGAACCTCCCCCTCGCTGGATTTTATTGGCCCATGCTGGATATACTCATCTGGGGTTTTTTAGGAACATGGATTGAAAACTCTCAACCTGATCAATTTCATAATTATAAAGCAGCAGCATTGCTTGGTATTCTTCTTTGGCAATTGGTAAGTAGAAACTGTAACATCATGTTTATGTCATTTCTTGAGGAGCTGTGGTCAAACAACGTGGTAAACTTATTTTCTTTGCCACTACGAATCACAGAATGGATGATTGGCATAACGCTCTTTAGCTCAATCATGATCTGCTTAGTCTCAATGTTTTGCATATTTTTTATCTATCTTTTGTATGATGTATCGATTACATACCTCATTTCAACCTTCTTAATTTTTGCACCACCACTCTTTATTTCTGGTATCTGGATCGCTTTTACCTGCTTGCAGATTGCAATCATGTTTGGCAAACGGGGCATAGAACTTGGATTCATTGTGGGATGGATGCTCGCTCCATTCAGCGGTGCATACTATCCACTGGATATGCTCCCGCATTGGGCACAAACAATTAGCTCCTTTTTACCGATGAGTTATGTTTTTTCTGGCATGCGAGGATACGTGATGCATCAGCAAGACCCAACATCATATCTGATTATCGGATATGCACTCAGCACATTGTATGCAATCAGCGCAATCACCCTGTTTATCTACTGCTTTAACCGCAGTAAGAAAAATGGACTTTCTCGACTCGCAGATTAA
- a CDS encoding ABC transporter ATP-binding protein has product MSVLRVNNLSKTFSSGFWPFTSTHSYTAVQDISFELKKGEILGFLGPNGAGKTTTIQMLLGTLTPSSGTISYFNMDFARHRIAALKKIGYASGYDKLPARLSVLENLDIIGRMYSMPTHHRAQQIEKLLQFFGIWELRNQQTGSLSAGQATRVMLAKAFICDPEIVLLDEPTAALDPDVAQEVRKFILAQRTQRNISILITSHNMNEVTELCDRVIVLKKGIIIADDTPELFSAINITSQNTSYHCWRSNPRSCISP; this is encoded by the coding sequence ATGTCAGTTCTTCGCGTTAACAATCTCAGTAAAACATTTTCCTCCGGCTTTTGGCCATTCACCTCAACGCACAGTTACACCGCCGTGCAGGACATCTCTTTCGAACTAAAAAAGGGAGAAATCTTGGGCTTTCTTGGACCCAATGGTGCAGGAAAAACAACAACCATTCAAATGCTATTGGGAACATTAACACCAAGCAGCGGAACAATTTCGTATTTTAACATGGATTTTGCACGTCATCGTATTGCTGCACTCAAAAAAATCGGTTATGCAAGTGGATATGATAAACTTCCTGCTCGCCTATCGGTACTTGAAAATCTGGATATTATAGGTCGTATGTACAGCATGCCAACGCACCATCGCGCACAACAGATTGAAAAACTGTTACAGTTTTTTGGAATCTGGGAACTGCGCAATCAACAAACAGGGTCGCTTTCGGCTGGTCAAGCAACACGAGTGATGCTCGCAAAAGCATTTATTTGTGATCCAGAAATTGTACTGCTTGATGAGCCAACTGCAGCGCTTGATCCGGACGTTGCACAGGAAGTGCGAAAATTTATTTTAGCACAACGCACACAACGCAATATTTCTATTTTAATCACCTCACACAACATGAATGAGGTCACCGAACTGTGTGACCGTGTCATCGTGTTAAAAAAAGGAATCATAATAGCAGATGATACACCGGAACTTTTTAGCGCGATCAATATCACAAGTCAAAATACATCTTACCATTGCTGGCGATCCAACCCGCGCTCTTGCATATCTCCATGA
- a CDS encoding Vps62-related protein, protein MNKVIKQIRLYLLLYSITFLLPINAVNVVVHNTILVSMYARWEFAGDYFRRDIPAATKKTVVGPDGNPLEEIVAGIKGVNDWRLHIGFSDVHTKGAQIGQAWGTNPETGEPLVFTAQMLNGKGECWGVKPDVYSAPLGQAVYNNFSLTVVPKKNPADNNNWWPSFEISRIDANVFDPLIKAFAPVKKFFSNIGKYGAEGILIINALAKRRPITGFQLKTPAKYVRKSAQPTPPNVMQERAALIQAKDNLLETDIELQSLYDEEINILDAIKKYSPIFYVHPDDLAGPIAPADFFAGETTMIREGARPSEGGKVVIPLGKVTFRKLSDLTQAHPEKKYFIWHGTPGDPLKYDKRIFYGSNPALYPDGVPMHVTTFYGIKQDLSIDTNYFYIQWLCLFGYNQPYDIKVPLGTIFQGDARDFQNAHEGDLEHVTMKVNAKTGKLEAIEYGAHGIKEGMWLYAPGSTNNPLKEFMVEDGHPIVFCAYGGHGNYPREGVYTRIYGLANDVTKKGKMWRLTEKNIYRTVRSTSAGFNPIVHDDNPDHFGYLDWNGNLGPRGISSYINKDWFGNIEEIPLPQEMRNPIDVHTNHFCPGPNPSATCIRDKAKKSAPPGDKPSGWVKFLFDIGVM, encoded by the coding sequence ATGAACAAAGTTATAAAGCAAATCAGGTTATATTTACTTCTATACAGCATAACATTCTTATTGCCTATTAACGCTGTCAACGTGGTTGTTCATAACACCATTCTCGTTTCTATGTACGCCCGCTGGGAATTTGCGGGAGATTATTTTAGACGGGATATACCAGCAGCAACTAAAAAAACCGTCGTAGGACCCGATGGTAATCCATTAGAAGAGATTGTCGCAGGGATAAAAGGAGTAAATGATTGGCGACTTCATATCGGTTTTTCAGACGTACACACTAAAGGTGCACAAATAGGGCAAGCGTGGGGAACAAATCCTGAAACAGGCGAACCGCTTGTATTTACTGCGCAGATGCTTAATGGTAAAGGAGAATGTTGGGGAGTAAAACCAGATGTATATTCTGCTCCTCTGGGACAGGCAGTATATAATAATTTTAGCCTTACCGTGGTACCCAAAAAAAATCCCGCTGATAATAATAATTGGTGGCCCAGCTTTGAGATTTCAAGAATTGACGCAAATGTGTTTGATCCATTAATTAAAGCGTTTGCTCCCGTTAAAAAGTTTTTTAGTAACATTGGAAAATATGGCGCTGAAGGAATTTTAATTATAAACGCATTAGCCAAGCGCCGACCCATTACCGGGTTTCAATTAAAAACTCCGGCAAAATATGTTCGTAAATCAGCGCAACCAACGCCACCAAATGTAATGCAAGAACGAGCTGCATTAATACAAGCGAAAGACAATCTACTTGAAACAGACATTGAACTACAATCATTGTATGATGAAGAAATTAACATTCTTGATGCCATAAAAAAATATAGCCCTATTTTTTACGTGCATCCTGATGATTTAGCTGGTCCAATTGCGCCAGCAGATTTTTTTGCTGGTGAAACGACAATGATCAGAGAAGGCGCGCGCCCGAGCGAAGGGGGCAAAGTCGTGATACCTCTGGGAAAAGTAACATTTCGCAAACTGTCCGATCTCACTCAAGCACATCCTGAAAAAAAATATTTTATCTGGCATGGTACTCCTGGAGATCCACTGAAATATGATAAAAGAATTTTTTATGGTTCAAATCCAGCACTTTATCCAGACGGCGTTCCCATGCATGTCACTACATTTTATGGAATCAAACAAGACTTATCTATTGATACCAATTATTTTTACATTCAATGGCTCTGTCTTTTTGGATACAACCAGCCATATGATATCAAAGTTCCGCTCGGCACTATTTTCCAGGGAGATGCCCGTGATTTTCAAAATGCTCATGAAGGCGATTTGGAACATGTAACCATGAAAGTAAATGCGAAAACAGGCAAGCTTGAGGCTATTGAATATGGCGCACATGGAATAAAAGAAGGAATGTGGCTGTATGCTCCTGGCTCTACCAATAATCCGTTAAAAGAATTTATGGTGGAAGATGGACACCCGATTGTTTTCTGTGCATATGGCGGACATGGAAACTACCCACGAGAAGGTGTGTACACCCGCATTTATGGACTTGCAAATGATGTGACAAAAAAAGGCAAAATGTGGCGATTAACGGAAAAAAATATTTATCGCACGGTCAGAAGTACCAGCGCTGGATTTAATCCAATAGTGCATGACGATAATCCAGATCATTTTGGCTATCTCGATTGGAATGGCAATTTAGGCCCGCGAGGCATCTCTTCATATATTAATAAAGATTGGTTTGGCAACATTGAGGAGATTCCGTTACCGCAAGAAATGCGCAACCCGATTGATGTTCATACCAATCACTTTTGTCCTGGCCCAAATCCGAGCGCTACTTGCATACGCGATAAAGCTAAAAAATCTGCGCCTCCGGGAGATAAGCCTTCTGGTTGGGTGAAATTTCTTTTTGATATCGGGGTGATGTAA
- a CDS encoding DUF2608 domain-containing protein — translation MKCQKNRLVPFLIILACTSFGSWFYTTANSPIQTIHSFNEVDFDAIDTDTLVLFDVDETLVQPIDTAFTKNWAKRDNFQKKLIAEHPEIKNWDIYMSIAVTDIPRPLLEPMIIDTIAKLQNRGVAVIACTAMETGKYATIEKLEAWRYNHLASLGFHGSFANIMVNLPTKARNPVFYKGVLVTDSELKGPIVFSFLDYIHRTPKKIILFDDYMPQLKSIEQACKENNISFQGYHYEGAIEKPWDDELIQFQAEYLLKNKQWLPDADARVLMQQQPEIAY, via the coding sequence ATGAAGTGTCAAAAAAATAGATTAGTTCCTTTCCTGATAATCCTTGCTTGCACTAGCTTTGGCAGTTGGTTTTATACAACCGCCAATAGCCCTATCCAAACAATTCACTCTTTTAATGAAGTTGATTTCGATGCAATAGATACAGATACGCTTGTACTCTTTGATGTTGATGAAACGCTTGTACAACCGATTGATACCGCTTTTACTAAGAATTGGGCAAAACGGGACAATTTTCAAAAAAAACTCATCGCAGAACATCCAGAAATTAAAAACTGGGATATTTATATGAGCATTGCTGTGACCGATATACCACGCCCATTACTAGAGCCGATGATTATCGACACAATAGCAAAACTACAAAATAGAGGAGTTGCTGTTATCGCCTGCACCGCTATGGAAACGGGAAAATATGCAACAATAGAAAAACTAGAAGCCTGGCGCTACAACCATTTAGCATCCCTAGGATTTCATGGATCGTTTGCCAATATAATGGTCAATCTGCCAACCAAAGCACGTAACCCAGTATTTTACAAGGGGGTCTTAGTAACTGATTCCGAACTTAAAGGTCCTATCGTATTCTCATTTTTAGACTATATTCACCGCACGCCAAAAAAAATCATTCTGTTCGATGACTATATGCCACAACTAAAATCAATAGAGCAAGCATGCAAAGAAAATAATATTTCATTTCAAGGATACCATTATGAAGGTGCAATAGAAAAACCATGGGATGATGAACTCATTCAGTTCCAGGCAGAATACCTCCTTAAAAATAAACAGTGGTTACCCGATGCGGATGCACGTGTATTGATGCAACAACAACCAGAAATTGCGTATTAA
- a CDS encoding CYTH domain-containing protein: MNTIEIELRYEILQPEQVSPFLASFQFLHRKHDVDVYFDNEQGQLYQKGIFIRIRNGKKLDFKFNRATLENPDLAIQDYCEEHSFALPLQESDLEKVNALLISLQLQPVSHASLDSIKSANNFIEYYTVDKVRSSYTHKDFTICVDEVADLGTFLEIELMAKNIEMLAAVKIEMELLLAGLQLRPLRTGGYGTLLLRKNNFKQYLNGRFILEEDKIYRTQL, translated from the coding sequence ATGAATACCATTGAAATTGAACTTCGTTATGAAATTCTGCAACCAGAACAGGTATCCCCATTTTTAGCATCGTTTCAATTTTTACATCGTAAGCATGATGTAGATGTATATTTTGATAACGAGCAGGGGCAGCTGTATCAAAAAGGTATTTTCATTCGCATTCGCAATGGTAAAAAGCTCGATTTTAAATTTAATCGTGCGACTCTCGAAAACCCTGATTTAGCCATTCAAGATTATTGTGAAGAGCATAGCTTTGCATTGCCGTTGCAGGAATCGGATTTAGAAAAAGTTAATGCATTGTTGATAAGTCTTCAGTTGCAGCCCGTGTCGCATGCAAGTCTAGATTCGATTAAAAGTGCCAATAATTTTATTGAGTATTATACCGTTGATAAAGTACGTAGCTCATATACGCATAAAGATTTTACGATTTGTGTTGATGAAGTTGCAGATTTGGGAACGTTTCTTGAAATTGAGTTGATGGCCAAAAATATAGAAATGCTTGCAGCAGTTAAAATAGAAATGGAATTGTTGCTTGCTGGATTGCAGTTACGGCCCTTGCGGACAGGAGGATATGGAACATTGTTGTTGCGAAAAAATAATTTTAAGCAGTACCTCAATGGACGATTTATTTTAGAAGAAGACAAAATATACAGAACTCAATTATAA
- a CDS encoding NUDIX domain-containing protein — protein sequence MHMTPAYVGIILKKDQEYFLVKRHDTDWASGQWNFPGGLIEKGETILAAAVREAAEELNVVIQEDDLQLVHVLQVQASEINTRDIFGFYFLATRWEGTPVNHEPHRHSDAQWFSFCQLPTDTTEHARQAVYGFMYGFLHSVN from the coding sequence ATGCATATGACGCCGGCGTACGTTGGAATTATTCTCAAAAAAGATCAAGAGTATTTTTTGGTTAAACGGCATGATACCGATTGGGCATCAGGACAATGGAATTTTCCCGGTGGGTTGATAGAAAAAGGAGAAACCATCCTTGCAGCTGCAGTACGAGAAGCGGCAGAAGAGCTTAATGTGGTGATCCAGGAAGATGATCTGCAGTTGGTGCATGTGCTGCAAGTGCAAGCAAGTGAAATCAATACGCGAGATATTTTTGGATTTTATTTTCTAGCAACTCGTTGGGAAGGAACACCGGTAAATCATGAACCGCATCGACATTCAGATGCTCAATGGTTTTCTTTTTGCCAGTTGCCAACAGATACTACTGAGCATGCGCGTCAAGCGGTGTATGGGTTTATGTATGGGTTTTTACATTCAGTGAATTGA
- a CDS encoding metallophosphoesterase, translated as MKKQFLLLTLFALYSTSTIPHLSAQHDISTIPQNEPRIHIIADIEGSWEKVRTFAEKSDILFLNPDDPSDYRATIRGENVLFIFIGDAFDKEADNEKIALFLIHLKKTYPDKVILLLGNRDINKLRFFGLQELTNTALNMDDDTTKFLPNRFRLSGWEPLFKNWLSKIVITADGQETRLNLIDGIPTEYTHGKNQEADKILKLKFLFQETLGAGMLIKDNALISTRNAFDNFKKEIQAKTDKQAYDAYIEFVKPEGLVVEYLQLAQLVYLDKATGTIFIHGGLSHENFGYVPETANGKNDSQRIADIDRWIEALNHWAQERIQDGITGNVDGVLPLIEYQEPTIITNKDGLKIWGTEPNPYSVIQVRPWGPDKNLAPLNDELIALLLKHGINKIVFGHSPVGEVPAIAKNEDGTFISVAADTSYANAPHTRNAVVEVTKGGVTVYADYYENKGTVKNTLVYSSNDPRVGISTMIDGKKYWNISPIHDDTDMLQANWSAPAVTYQIVPIQ; from the coding sequence ATGAAAAAACAGTTTCTACTTCTCACATTGTTCGCATTATATAGCACATCAACCATACCGCATCTTTCAGCGCAACATGATATATCGACCATTCCTCAGAATGAGCCAAGGATTCATATTATAGCTGACATCGAAGGCAGCTGGGAAAAAGTAAGAACATTTGCTGAAAAAAGCGATATTCTCTTTTTAAATCCTGATGATCCTTCTGATTATAGAGCAACAATTCGAGGTGAAAATGTATTATTTATATTTATTGGAGATGCATTTGACAAAGAAGCAGATAATGAAAAAATAGCTCTTTTTCTGATACATCTTAAAAAGACATATCCCGATAAAGTAATACTTCTTTTAGGTAACAGGGATATTAATAAATTACGGTTCTTTGGTCTTCAAGAACTTACCAATACAGCGCTCAACATGGACGATGACACAACCAAATTTTTACCAAACCGATTCAGACTAAGTGGTTGGGAACCATTGTTTAAAAATTGGCTCAGTAAAATAGTAATTACCGCTGATGGACAAGAAACACGCCTAAATCTTATTGATGGCATTCCCACAGAATATACCCATGGCAAAAATCAAGAAGCCGATAAAATTTTAAAGTTAAAATTCTTGTTTCAAGAGACGCTCGGTGCAGGAATGTTGATCAAAGATAATGCATTAATCTCGACACGCAATGCATTTGATAATTTTAAAAAAGAGATACAAGCCAAAACTGATAAACAAGCATATGATGCCTATATAGAATTTGTAAAGCCGGAAGGTCTAGTCGTGGAATATCTCCAACTAGCACAATTGGTTTACCTTGATAAAGCTACAGGAACAATTTTTATACATGGTGGATTGTCACATGAAAATTTCGGTTATGTACCAGAAACTGCAAACGGTAAAAATGATTCACAACGCATTGCGGACATTGATAGATGGATTGAAGCATTAAATCATTGGGCGCAAGAACGCATTCAAGATGGCATCACAGGGAATGTTGATGGGGTTTTGCCTCTCATTGAATATCAAGAACCTACAATTATTACTAACAAAGATGGATTAAAGATATGGGGCACAGAACCAAATCCATACAGTGTTATTCAAGTAAGACCATGGGGGCCAGACAAGAATTTAGCGCCACTTAATGACGAACTCATCGCACTATTACTCAAACATGGTATTAATAAAATCGTATTTGGACATTCTCCTGTAGGAGAAGTTCCCGCCATTGCAAAAAATGAGGATGGAACGTTTATTAGTGTTGCAGCCGACACTTCGTATGCAAACGCACCTCATACTCGTAATGCTGTGGTGGAAGTAACCAAAGGTGGTGTGACTGTATATGCCGACTATTATGAAAACAAGGGAACTGTAAAAAATACACTTGTTTATAGCTCAAACGATCCACGAGTTGGAATCTCAACAATGATTGATGGCAAAAAATACTGGAATATTAGTCCAATTCATGACGATACAGATATGCTTCAGGCTAACTGGTCGGCTCCTGCAGTAACCTATCAAATCGTGCCAATACAATAG